The following proteins are encoded in a genomic region of Thalassophryne amazonica chromosome 5, fThaAma1.1, whole genome shotgun sequence:
- the naa35 gene encoding N-alpha-acetyltransferase 35, NatC auxiliary subunit: MVMKTTVEDDDASWGLGIPEKMKNNANWVDITHEFKSACKELNLGELLHDKLFGLFEAMSAIEMMDPKMDAGMIGNQVNRKVLNFEQAIKENAIKVKDMSLPELIGIIDTCFCCLITWLEGHSLAQTVFTCLYVHNPDLIEEPALRAFTLGILKVCDIAREKVNKAAVFEEEDFQAMTYGFKMANNVTDLRVTGMLKDVEDELQRKVKSTRSRQGEQRHPDVELEHQQFLALFNRIKFTRLLLTALIAFTKKETSSVGEAQKLVAQAADLLSAIHSSIQHGIQSQNDTTKGDHPIMMGFEPLVNQRLLPPTFPRYAKIIKREDMVAYFSKLIERIKTVCDVINTTNLHGILDFFCEFSEQSPCVLSRSLLQTTFLIDNKKVFGIHQMQDMIKDALRYFVTPPVLSYKCCLFNNHQAKDYIDSFVTHCYRPFCSLIQIHGHNRARQRDKLGHILEEFATLQDEAEKVDAALHSLLMKLEPQRQHLACLGTWILYHNLRIMIQYLLSGFELELYSMHEYYYIYWYLSEFLYAWLISTLSRADSSQMAEERILEEQLKGRSSKKTKKKKKVRPLSKEITMSQAYQNMCAGMYKTMVALDMDGKVRKPQFELDSEQVRYEHRFAPFNSVVTPPPVHYIQFKEMSDLKKYNPPPGSADLYLAASKHFQQAKLILENVPSPDPEVNRILKVAKPNIVVMKLLAGGHKKETKVLPEFDFSAHKYFPVVKII, encoded by the exons ATGGTGATGAAGACAACAGTTGAGGATGATGATGCTAGCTGGGGGCTGGGCATCCCAGAAAAGATGAAGAACAATGCCAATTGGGTTGATATTACACATGAATTCAAAAGTGCATGCAAAG AATTAAACCTTGGAGAATTGCTCCATGATAAACT GTTTGGCTTGTTTGAGGCCATGTCCGCCATAGAGATGATGGATCCCAAGATGGATGCAGGAATGATTGGGAACCAGGTCAACAGGAAAGTTCTTAACTTTGAACAAGCTATCAAG GAAAATGCCATCAAGGTGAAAGACATGAGTCTTCCGGAACTAATTGGAATCATAGACACATGTttctgctgtttg ATAACATGGTTAGAGGGACACTCACTGGCACAGACTGTGTTTACCTGCCTGTATGTCCATAATCCCGACCTTATTGAGGAGCCGGCACTCAGAGCCTTCACCTTGGGCATCCTGAAGGTGTGCGACATTGCTCGAGAAAAAGTCAACAAAGCTGCTGTGTTTGAGgag GAGGATTTTCAGGCTATGACTTATGGCTTCAAGATGGCCAATAATGTGACTGACCTGCGAGTGACAG GTATGCTGAAGGATGTGGAGGATGAGTTACAGAGGAAAGTTAAG AGTACACGCAGCCGACAGGGTGAGCAGCGACATCCTGATGTTGAGTTGGAG catcagcagttTTTGGCACTTTTCAATAGGATCAAATTCACACGCTTGCTGTTGACTGCATTGATCGCCTTCACCAAGAAAGAG ACCAGCTCAGTAGGCGAGGCACAGAAACTTGTGGCTCAGGCAGCTGACCTCCTATCAGCCATCCATTCCAGTATTCAGCACGGCATCCAGTCGCAAAATGACACCACTAAAGGAG ACCACCCCATCATGATGGGCTTTGAGCCTCTTGTCAACCAGCGACTGCTGCCACCTACCTTTCCTCGTTATGCCAAGATCATTAAGAGGGAGGACATGGTGGCTTATTTCAGCAAGCTCATAGAACGGATTAAGACCGTCTGCGATGTCATCAACACAACCAACCTGCACGGCATCCTG GACTTCTTCTGCGAGTTCAGTGAGCAGTCTCCCTGTGTGCTATCCAGGTCTCTGCTTCAG ACAACGTTCCTGATCGATAATAAAAAAGTGTTTGGAATCCACCAGATGCAGGATATGATAAAAGATGCTCTGAGATACTTTGTCACCCCACCTGTCCTCTCTTACAA ATGCTGTCTGTTCAACAACCACCAGGCTAAGGACTACATCGACTCTTTTGTTACACACTGCTACAGA CCATTCTGCAGTCTGATACAGATCCACGGACACAACCGAGCACGACAGAGAGACAAGCTTGGACACATTCTTGAAGAGTTTGCTACACTTCAAGATGAG GCAGAGAAAGTGGATGCAGCCTTACATAGTTTACTGATGAAACTGGAGCCTCAGAGACAGCACCTGGCCTGTCTGGGCACCTGGATACTTTACCATAACCTGAGAATTATGATCCAGTACCTATTGAGTGGATTTGAACTTGAGCTCTACAGCATGCATGAATATTACTACATCTACTG GTACCTGTCAGAGTTTCTCTATGCATGGCTGATATCCACTCTGAGCAGAGCCGACTCCTCTCAGATGGCAGAGGAGCGGATTCTGGAGGAGCAGCTGAAAGGCCGCAGCAGCAAAaagaccaagaagaagaagaaag TTCGACCACTTAGCAAGGAGATTACGATGAGTCAAGCGTACCAGAACATGTGTGCTGGCATGTACAAG ACCATGGTGGCGCTGGATATGGACGGGAAGGTCCGTAAGCCTCAGTTTGAGCTAGATAGTGAGCAGGTTCGCTATGAGCACCGTTTCGCCCCCTTCAATAGTGTGGTCACCCCCCCACCTGTGCACTACATCCAGTTCAAG GAGATGTCTGATCTGAAGAAGTACAACCCACCACCAGGCTCTGCTGATCTCTACCTGGCAGCTTCCAAACACTTCCAGCAGGCCAAGCTCATCCTAGAGAACGTTCCCAGTCCTGATCCTGAG